From a single Bryobacter aggregatus MPL3 genomic region:
- a CDS encoding DUF1592 domain-containing protein, giving the protein MRQNCVGCHNDRLHSGGVNLAKFLTQAPSANRELAEKVLRQVELGLMPPTQNYAKKANIINGLRASLDSAPLSAGAPPLHRLNRSQYANSIRDLLGLEIDVSAMLPPDDLTRGFDNLADGLTISPTLVEALVRAAGKISRAALGDTSTGRQQSTYSIPRVISQTRHVEGTPFGTRGGTAVEHLFQVDGDYVFKLHFYFHQMGTTLFGRTLGKGQKIEVSIDGKRHALLDIDPAMKQFDELKTPPLWVSAGPHRIAAAFLKDFDGAVEDLISPVEQALVDVNVANIPGITALPHLHDLIIDGPLKAGGVSETPARQRILSCRPENESAELGCAKQILKQLAVKAYRRPIGEGDVDRLLSQFQAGRNNGGFEAGIQAGLQAILSNPEFLIRFEKGGLPGRNYRISDLELATRLSYFLWSSTPDEELISIASRGLLHEPKRLEAQVRRMLADPRADTLSTNFASQWLTLQNLTHALPDPLLFPNFDRNVAQSMRRETELLFDSIVREDRNLLDLLNADYTHVDERLAKHYGIPNILGNRFRRVPVTEDARRGLLGHGSILTLTSVANRTSPVLRGKWVLETILGTPPPPPPPNIPALKEVVENVRRQSVRERLEEHRANPACASCHRLMDPIGFALDNYDAVGLWRQKDLGFPLDTKSKFFDGTPVDGPVSLRAAILRHSDVFLENFAERLLSYGSGRVLTPKDMPVVRAIARDAALAGNRFSAFVMATVTSVPFQMRRDETNPKGD; this is encoded by the coding sequence ATGCGCCAGAACTGTGTCGGCTGCCACAATGATCGTCTCCATTCGGGAGGCGTCAATCTGGCGAAGTTCCTGACCCAGGCCCCCTCGGCGAACCGCGAACTGGCGGAGAAGGTACTGCGCCAGGTAGAGCTCGGGCTGATGCCGCCGACCCAGAACTATGCAAAAAAGGCAAATATTATCAATGGCTTGCGCGCATCGCTCGATTCAGCTCCTCTGAGCGCGGGCGCCCCGCCGCTCCATCGCTTAAATCGAAGCCAATATGCGAACTCAATCCGCGATCTGCTCGGTCTCGAAATCGACGTTTCGGCGATGTTGCCTCCCGACGACCTCACTCGCGGCTTCGACAACCTCGCCGACGGTTTGACCATCTCGCCCACGCTGGTGGAAGCTCTGGTGCGGGCAGCGGGCAAGATCAGCCGCGCGGCGCTAGGCGACACCAGCACCGGACGGCAGCAGTCAACTTATTCGATTCCCCGTGTGATCTCGCAAACGCGCCACGTCGAAGGAACTCCCTTTGGCACCCGGGGTGGCACCGCCGTCGAGCACTTGTTCCAGGTGGATGGGGACTATGTCTTCAAGCTCCATTTCTACTTCCACCAGATGGGGACAACGCTGTTTGGCCGCACGCTGGGGAAGGGCCAGAAGATTGAAGTTTCGATCGACGGCAAGCGGCACGCGCTGCTCGATATCGATCCGGCCATGAAGCAGTTTGATGAACTGAAAACGCCGCCCCTCTGGGTGAGCGCTGGCCCGCACCGGATCGCCGCCGCCTTCCTGAAAGATTTTGACGGTGCGGTAGAAGATCTGATCAGCCCGGTGGAGCAGGCGCTCGTCGATGTGAACGTCGCGAACATTCCGGGTATCACCGCGCTGCCTCATCTGCACGATCTGATCATCGACGGCCCGCTAAAGGCCGGAGGCGTTTCGGAGACTCCCGCTCGGCAGCGGATTCTCAGTTGCCGTCCCGAGAACGAAAGTGCAGAACTCGGCTGTGCGAAGCAGATCCTGAAGCAACTGGCCGTAAAGGCCTACCGCCGCCCGATCGGAGAAGGCGACGTAGACCGGCTGCTGAGCCAATTCCAGGCCGGACGGAACAATGGCGGCTTTGAAGCCGGCATCCAGGCTGGCTTGCAGGCCATCCTGTCCAATCCCGAGTTCCTGATTCGTTTTGAGAAGGGAGGGCTGCCCGGCAGGAACTACCGAATCTCCGATCTGGAACTGGCCACTCGCCTGTCCTACTTCCTGTGGAGCAGCACTCCGGACGAAGAGCTGATCTCGATTGCCAGTCGTGGTCTGTTGCATGAACCGAAGCGCCTTGAGGCGCAGGTACGGCGGATGCTCGCCGACCCGCGCGCAGACACTCTCTCGACAAACTTCGCGAGCCAGTGGCTGACGCTGCAGAACCTGACGCACGCCCTGCCTGATCCCTTGCTGTTTCCAAACTTCGATCGCAACGTCGCGCAATCGATGCGCCGCGAAACCGAGCTGCTCTTCGACAGCATTGTGCGCGAGGATCGCAACCTCCTCGATCTGCTGAACGCGGACTACACGCACGTCGACGAGCGTCTGGCCAAGCACTACGGGATTCCGAATATTCTCGGCAACCGCTTCCGCCGTGTTCCGGTGACGGAAGACGCGCGGCGCGGGCTGCTGGGCCATGGCAGCATTTTGACTTTGACCTCGGTTGCCAATCGCACCTCGCCGGTGCTGCGCGGCAAGTGGGTGCTCGAGACGATTCTGGGCACGCCCCCGCCTCCGCCGCCGCCAAACATTCCAGCGCTGAAGGAAGTGGTGGAGAACGTCCGCCGCCAATCGGTGCGAGAGCGGCTGGAGGAGCATCGCGCCAATCCCGCTTGTGCGTCCTGCCATCGGCTGATGGATCCGATTGGTTTTGCTCTCGACAACTACGATGCGGTTGGGCTTTGGCGGCAGAAGGATCTGGGCTTTCCGCTCGACACGAAATCAAAGTTCTTCGATGGCACGCCGGTGGATGGTCCGGTCAGCTTACGCGCAGCGATCCTGCGCCACAGCGACGTCTTTCTCGAGAACTTTGCAGAACGCCTTCTGTCCTATGGAAGCGGGCGGGTGCTGACGCCCAAGGACATGCCTGTGGTGCGCGCCATTGCTCGCGACGCCGCGCTGGCGGGCAATCGCTTCTCGGCCTTCGTCATGGCAACTGTGACGAGCGTGCCCTTCCAGATGCGCCGCGACGAAACAAACCCTAAAGGAGATTGA
- a CDS encoding DUF1552 domain-containing protein gives MYLTRKHLSRRLALRGMGAALGLPLLDSMLPAQTPLANTAANVRPRLACIEMVHGAAGSTLDGSNKHYWSPSQTGRNFEFTQTLSPLEAFRDHLTIISHTDLNPASALEAAEEGADHFRSSAVYLSAAHPKQTEGSDIRAGITIDQIYAKAFGQDTPLPSIQLCIENVDATGACAYGYACVYADTISWSSPTQPLPMTLDPRAAFERLFGDGAEASERMRRRRLERSILDGVMTDVARLKKQLSASDRQRLGSYLDDVREVERRIQRIEKFNASGEKRAIPSAPVGVPDSYEEHVKLMFDLQVLAFSTEITRVSSFKMSRDVSQRVFPESGVKVPFHSASHHNESPARIVDFAKINRYHVSLLPYFFDKLKNTPDGDGSLLDHSLVLYGSPMGDSHVHNHKRVPMLLAGHAKGQVKGGQHILAKDETPMANILLTILQKVGVDQKSIGDSNGVFDI, from the coding sequence TTGTATCTGACTCGTAAACATTTATCCCGGCGACTGGCCTTACGCGGCATGGGGGCCGCTCTCGGTCTTCCGCTTCTCGATTCCATGCTGCCCGCGCAGACGCCGCTTGCCAATACTGCCGCGAATGTCCGCCCACGCCTGGCCTGCATCGAGATGGTGCATGGAGCAGCTGGCAGTACGCTGGACGGATCGAACAAGCATTACTGGTCGCCGAGTCAGACCGGCCGGAATTTTGAGTTCACGCAGACACTCAGCCCGCTCGAAGCCTTTCGCGATCATCTGACGATCATCAGCCATACCGATCTGAACCCGGCCTCTGCCTTGGAGGCGGCCGAAGAGGGCGCCGATCACTTTCGCTCGAGTGCCGTCTATCTGTCGGCTGCGCATCCGAAGCAGACCGAAGGTTCTGACATCCGCGCGGGCATCACGATCGATCAAATCTACGCAAAGGCGTTCGGGCAAGATACGCCGCTGCCTTCAATCCAGCTCTGTATCGAGAACGTCGATGCAACCGGGGCCTGTGCTTATGGCTACGCCTGCGTTTACGCGGACACGATCAGTTGGAGTTCACCGACGCAACCCTTGCCGATGACCCTTGACCCGCGCGCTGCCTTTGAGCGTCTTTTCGGTGATGGGGCGGAAGCTTCAGAGCGGATGCGCCGGCGGCGTCTCGAGCGCAGCATTCTCGATGGCGTGATGACCGACGTGGCCCGGTTGAAGAAGCAGTTGAGCGCCTCCGATCGCCAGCGTCTTGGTTCCTATCTTGACGACGTACGTGAGGTGGAGCGCCGTATCCAGCGCATTGAGAAGTTCAATGCGAGCGGCGAGAAACGGGCGATCCCGTCTGCTCCGGTAGGCGTTCCCGATTCCTATGAAGAGCACGTCAAGCTGATGTTCGATCTGCAAGTGCTTGCCTTCTCCACCGAGATCACGCGTGTCTCCTCTTTCAAGATGAGCCGCGATGTGAGCCAGCGCGTGTTCCCGGAAAGTGGTGTCAAAGTGCCCTTCCATTCGGCATCGCATCACAACGAAAGCCCTGCCCGCATTGTCGATTTTGCAAAGATCAACCGTTACCACGTCAGCTTGCTGCCTTACTTCTTCGACAAGTTGAAGAACACGCCGGATGGCGACGGCAGCCTGCTGGACCACAGCCTGGTGCTGTACGGCAGCCCGATGGGCGACTCGCATGTGCACAATCACAAACGCGTACCGATGCTGCTGGCCGGCCACGCGAAGGGGCAAGTGAAGGGCGGCCAACACATCCTTGCCAAGGACGAGACGCCGATGGCGAATATCCTGCTGACCATCTTGCAGAAGGTTGGCGTAGATCAGAAATCGATCGGAGACAGCAATGGCGTTTTCGACATCTAG
- a CDS encoding ankyrin repeat domain-containing protein — translation MAFSTSRKFLASLLLAACSSLAGDATSKAAIEKLLNEGADVNQVQGDGMTPLHWAAYLEDTDLLARLLEKGARWNQATRNGGLTPIFLAATSGNAKSLELLLQAGAPVDSRNLTGATPLMFAAASGSEAALEVLLKQGADVNAKDTARGQTALFYAAALNRGAAVRLLLRHGADASITTLVRKLERLRMDMDGNVTPVKDNAATAAPREAERAPARAADIANFSPRETGTTTVGGQTALLIAARDGHLDVVKALLDGGANVNQAGAADKSTPLITAIINGHLDLAKFLLDKGADPKLVNDAGLGPLFALIDVRWAPKAWYPQPDVLVEETDYLSLLRILLAKGANVNARLEKKLWFRGLSQDPTWVDSKGATAFWRAAQSVDVAAMKVLLEHGADPTLATASNATPLMVAAGIGWMANHSTVAPDSWLEAVQLCVASAGDKKTEYVQAADSRGYTALHGAGYIGHNEMVNYLVAQGAKVDVKTKTGDSPADMANGPTRFGLPHPETLALLEKLGSPNSHNCRSDQCLVAPKVDPPKAAPARSEAAKAETKGR, via the coding sequence ATGGCGTTTTCGACATCTAGAAAGTTTCTCGCCTCGCTTTTGCTGGCGGCCTGCTCCTCCTTGGCTGGCGACGCAACGTCGAAGGCGGCGATTGAGAAGTTACTGAACGAGGGAGCTGATGTGAATCAGGTCCAGGGCGACGGCATGACGCCCTTGCATTGGGCTGCCTATCTCGAAGATACGGATCTCCTGGCCCGCTTGCTGGAGAAGGGGGCGCGTTGGAATCAGGCCACGCGCAATGGCGGGCTGACGCCCATCTTCCTTGCGGCCACAAGCGGCAACGCAAAGAGTCTGGAACTGCTGCTCCAGGCGGGCGCGCCTGTCGATTCGCGGAATCTAACGGGCGCCACTCCGTTGATGTTTGCGGCTGCCTCGGGGAGTGAAGCGGCGCTCGAGGTCTTACTCAAGCAAGGCGCTGATGTGAATGCGAAGGATACGGCGCGCGGCCAGACGGCTCTCTTCTATGCCGCGGCCTTAAACCGCGGCGCCGCTGTGCGCCTGCTGCTGCGCCACGGCGCGGATGCGTCTATTACCACGCTGGTGCGCAAGCTGGAACGGCTGCGCATGGACATGGACGGCAACGTGACGCCGGTGAAGGATAATGCGGCAACTGCTGCTCCGCGAGAAGCCGAGAGGGCGCCGGCTAGAGCTGCCGACATCGCGAACTTCTCGCCCCGCGAAACCGGCACGACGACAGTCGGCGGACAGACGGCGCTGCTGATCGCGGCGCGCGATGGTCATCTCGACGTGGTGAAAGCGCTGCTCGACGGCGGCGCCAATGTGAATCAGGCCGGCGCGGCAGACAAGAGCACCCCGCTGATCACGGCGATCATCAATGGGCATCTCGATCTCGCGAAGTTTCTGCTTGACAAGGGTGCCGATCCGAAGCTGGTGAATGACGCAGGGCTTGGCCCACTCTTTGCGTTGATTGACGTCCGCTGGGCGCCGAAGGCCTGGTATCCGCAGCCCGATGTTCTGGTTGAGGAAACAGACTATCTGAGCCTCTTGCGGATCCTGCTGGCAAAAGGCGCAAACGTCAACGCGCGGCTGGAGAAGAAGCTGTGGTTCCGCGGACTCTCACAAGACCCCACCTGGGTGGACAGCAAAGGCGCTACCGCCTTCTGGCGCGCGGCCCAATCGGTTGATGTGGCGGCGATGAAAGTGTTGCTCGAACATGGCGCCGACCCCACTCTTGCCACCGCTTCCAATGCCACGCCGCTGATGGTGGCCGCAGGTATTGGCTGGATGGCAAACCATTCGACAGTGGCTCCGGACAGTTGGCTTGAGGCAGTGCAACTCTGCGTTGCTAGCGCTGGAGACAAGAAGACCGAGTATGTGCAGGCCGCCGATAGCCGTGGTTATACGGCGCTGCACGGCGCCGGCTACATCGGACACAACGAGATGGTGAATTACCTCGTAGCGCAGGGCGCGAAGGTGGATGTCAAGACGAAGACGGGCGATTCGCCCGCCGACATGGCAAATGGCCCGACGCGCTTTGGCCTGCCGCATCCGGAGACCTTAGCCCTGCTCGAAAAGCTTGGTTCGCCGAACTCTCACAACTGCCGCTCCGACCAGTGCCTGGTGGCGCCGAAGGTGGATCCACCGAAGGCCGCGCCTGCCAGGTCAGAAGCTGCGAAAGCAGAGACCAAGGGCCGCTGA
- a CDS encoding TonB-dependent receptor, whose protein sequence is MSRLWIAGSLLLLAASGVWAQNVNASLRGTVKDQTGSVIAGAKIIIKNLEKGTVRPVETGASGDYFALQLPPQSYSVEASANGFKTKVYESFVLQVGQEARLDFTLDIGASSEQMIVSEVGPVIQSEDGSNSGVIDEKKVKELPLNGRVFYDLARLVPNVFNPPQGATLAARGGFNVAGNPETSNNFLLDGTDNNDRTTGQPSVRPSIDGIREFRILSGTFNAEYGRQSGGQVLVTTKSGSNEIHGTVYEFFRNNNFDARNFFSPGDLAPFNRHNYGLSIGAPIRKNRTFVFGTFEGLRNKQVTVSQGTVPTELERRGDFSKSNGTVNLPGVVGNVIPQSQLSATSLKILQYYPLPNLAAAAGSLNYVNSTPSRTPQDQFSVRVDHAVSAKNNLSVSYQFFDYFVYTPSTIAGFSTLDKQRSHHAVITDTHIFSPNLINDFRIGYNRYSGLRNNEDNALGNLVAALGIPQGGDFGVQPTNGVNGGLPGISITGITGIGGGTPQWRGDNTINLVNSLTLVRNKHTYKFGGDYQYFYKHSYFDSSAKGSFSFNGQYSSNALADFLTGRLRSTSRAIGDPNQHPYTRSYNFYVQDDWKVLPRLTLNYGVRYELNSPQKERTDKTSQFDLNTGLLNSGRGGVYDVNRSTGLLNLVGTKDIGNTLYRMPKTNFAPRFGFAYRLTQDNKTVVRGGYGIFFDQVVVGNGLFPLFGLGAPYLSSFTTTNTASEVFATWDNPFPRGTAGGSVAPGGVNPDFPTTYMQQWSFGIQREVVNNLLLDVTYQGSKGTALPISYDINQAVPGAGNIQARRPYSQWSSVTWRDAVGRSSFHSLVTKLERRYAHGLTFLTSLVYSKSLDLQSTQSSGNTGDGGIRDTRNLNAEWAPSGFDAKFRYVGSYVYELPFGKGRAYLNSAPRWLDAVAGGWETTGIVTVQTGRPVTITTSKDISNTGSTNRPNVVGNPVLDNPTVRQWYNPAAFSDVLPTGTYAFGNAGRNIIRAPGIQTFDLGLFKAFRVTERLGLQFRAEAFNALNRANFAVPVTDLNSANRGQINSTAIPNRSIQFALKIVY, encoded by the coding sequence ATGAGTCGACTTTGGATCGCCGGATCTTTGCTGCTGCTGGCAGCCTCCGGCGTTTGGGCACAGAATGTAAATGCAAGCTTGCGGGGGACGGTGAAAGATCAAACGGGGTCTGTCATTGCCGGCGCGAAAATTATTATCAAGAACCTGGAAAAAGGAACCGTGCGGCCAGTTGAGACCGGCGCCTCCGGCGATTACTTCGCGCTGCAATTGCCGCCGCAATCGTATTCGGTAGAAGCCAGTGCCAACGGCTTTAAGACGAAAGTCTACGAGAGTTTTGTTCTGCAAGTGGGCCAGGAAGCAAGACTTGATTTCACATTGGATATCGGTGCCTCCAGCGAGCAGATGATTGTCTCGGAAGTCGGGCCGGTCATTCAGTCTGAGGATGGCAGCAATAGCGGTGTGATTGATGAGAAGAAAGTAAAAGAACTACCGCTGAATGGACGTGTCTTTTATGATCTGGCTCGTCTTGTGCCGAATGTGTTCAATCCCCCGCAAGGCGCTACGCTTGCTGCGCGCGGCGGCTTCAATGTCGCGGGCAACCCGGAGACCTCAAATAACTTTCTTCTCGACGGCACCGACAACAACGACCGCACCACGGGCCAACCCAGCGTGCGGCCATCCATTGACGGCATTCGCGAGTTTCGTATTCTGAGCGGCACCTTTAACGCGGAGTATGGCCGCCAGTCGGGCGGCCAAGTGCTGGTCACCACAAAATCTGGCAGCAACGAAATCCACGGCACGGTGTATGAGTTTTTCCGCAATAACAACTTTGATGCACGCAACTTCTTTAGCCCTGGCGATCTGGCGCCGTTCAATCGCCATAACTATGGATTGTCGATTGGTGCACCGATCCGGAAGAATCGCACCTTTGTCTTTGGCACCTTCGAGGGGCTGCGCAATAAGCAGGTAACCGTCAGTCAGGGAACGGTGCCGACAGAGTTGGAGCGCCGTGGCGATTTTAGTAAGTCCAATGGAACGGTGAATCTTCCCGGCGTGGTGGGCAATGTCATTCCGCAGTCGCAACTCAGCGCCACCTCACTCAAGATCCTGCAGTACTATCCACTGCCGAATCTGGCAGCTGCCGCCGGCAGCTTGAATTATGTGAATTCGACGCCGTCGCGTACGCCACAAGATCAGTTCTCTGTTCGTGTGGATCATGCGGTGAGCGCAAAGAACAATCTATCGGTGTCGTATCAGTTCTTTGATTATTTTGTGTACACCCCGAGCACCATTGCCGGTTTCAGCACTCTCGACAAGCAGCGTTCGCATCATGCGGTGATCACCGACACTCATATCTTTTCGCCAAACCTGATCAACGACTTCCGCATCGGGTACAACCGCTACTCCGGTCTCCGGAATAACGAAGACAATGCGCTCGGTAACCTTGTGGCAGCTCTCGGCATCCCGCAAGGCGGTGATTTTGGCGTGCAGCCCACCAATGGCGTGAATGGCGGCCTTCCCGGCATCAGCATCACGGGCATCACCGGAATCGGCGGCGGCACTCCCCAGTGGCGCGGCGACAATACGATCAATCTTGTGAACTCCTTGACGCTGGTGCGTAATAAGCACACTTACAAGTTTGGTGGCGACTACCAGTACTTCTATAAGCACTCTTATTTTGATTCGAGTGCGAAGGGCAGTTTTAGCTTCAACGGGCAATACTCGAGCAACGCGCTGGCAGACTTCTTGACTGGCCGCCTCCGCAGCACCAGCCGTGCGATCGGTGATCCGAATCAGCATCCTTACACCCGCTCCTACAACTTCTATGTGCAGGACGATTGGAAGGTTCTGCCTCGGCTCACACTGAACTATGGCGTCCGCTACGAACTGAACTCGCCGCAAAAGGAAAGAACCGACAAAACGTCGCAGTTTGATTTGAATACCGGCCTTCTGAACTCAGGAAGGGGTGGTGTGTATGACGTTAATCGTTCGACAGGCCTGTTGAATCTGGTGGGCACGAAGGATATTGGCAACACGCTCTACAGGATGCCGAAGACGAATTTTGCACCTCGCTTTGGTTTTGCTTATCGTCTGACCCAGGACAATAAGACGGTTGTTCGTGGCGGCTACGGCATCTTCTTTGATCAGGTGGTTGTGGGCAACGGCCTCTTTCCTCTCTTTGGCCTGGGTGCTCCCTACTTGTCGTCCTTTACAACGACCAATACGGCGTCTGAAGTCTTTGCCACCTGGGACAATCCTTTCCCGCGCGGAACTGCCGGGGGCAGCGTTGCTCCGGGCGGAGTCAATCCTGATTTCCCCACCACTTACATGCAGCAGTGGAGCTTTGGCATCCAGCGGGAAGTCGTCAATAACCTGCTGCTTGATGTTACCTATCAGGGCTCGAAGGGAACCGCTTTGCCGATCAGCTATGACATCAATCAGGCGGTGCCCGGTGCGGGCAACATCCAGGCTCGCCGGCCCTATTCGCAGTGGTCGAGTGTCACCTGGCGTGATGCGGTGGGACGTTCCAGCTTCCATAGCCTTGTGACGAAACTGGAGCGCCGCTATGCCCATGGCTTAACTTTTCTCACCAGCTTGGTCTACTCCAAGTCGCTCGATCTGCAGTCGACTCAATCCAGTGGCAACACGGGAGACGGCGGCATCCGCGATACACGCAACCTGAATGCCGAGTGGGCGCCTTCGGGCTTTGATGCCAAGTTCCGCTATGTCGGTAGCTATGTCTATGAACTGCCTTTCGGCAAGGGTCGTGCTTATCTCAACAGCGCGCCGCGCTGGCTGGATGCGGTTGCCGGAGGCTGGGAAACCACTGGTATTGTCACGGTCCAGACCGGCCGTCCGGTGACCATCACGACCAGCAAGGACATCTCAAACACGGGCAGCACCAACCGTCCCAATGTCGTGGGCAATCCGGTTCTCGACAATCCGACGGTGCGTCAGTGGTACAACCCTGCCGCCTTCTCCGACGTTCTGCCCACCGGCACTTACGCCTTCGGAAACGCTGGACGCAACATCATCAGGGCTCCGGGGATTCAGACCTTCGACCTCGGACTGTTCAAAGCGTTCCGAGTGACCGAGCGTCTGGGCCTGCAGTTCCGGGCCGAGGCCTTCAATGCCTTGAACCGGGCGAACTTCGCAGTTCCGGTTACGGATCTCAACAGTGCGAATCGTGGCCAGATCAACTCGACGGCGATCCCCAATCGCAGTATCCAGTTTGCGCTGAAGATCGTCTATTAA
- the msrP gene encoding protein-methionine-sulfoxide reductase catalytic subunit MsrP gives MQSLQITPKNAWLGRRAFLAALGGGAVASAVPFPSLRPSPLSLAEKPNRIEDVTTYNNYYEFGTNKKDPVVNAKSFRTDPWTLRVEGLVSKPLQLSLPEILKLAPLEERVYRFRCVEGWSAVIPWAGYSLSKLIEKAAPRSGARFVAFETYFDEGQMPLAKQGRLAFPYVEGLRLDEAMHPLTLLATGMYGEALPPQNGAPVRLIVPWKYGFKSAKSLVRIRLTNEQPATSWNLKKANEYGFYSNVNPNVPHPRWSQATERRLGELSKRPTLLFNGYEKEVAHLYRDLDLMKNF, from the coding sequence ATGCAATCTCTACAGATCACTCCGAAGAATGCCTGGCTGGGCCGGCGCGCTTTTCTCGCGGCACTGGGTGGTGGTGCGGTGGCGAGCGCCGTTCCCTTTCCTTCGCTGCGCCCGAGTCCGCTGAGCCTCGCTGAGAAGCCGAATCGCATCGAGGATGTTACTACTTACAACAACTATTACGAGTTCGGTACGAACAAAAAAGATCCGGTGGTGAATGCGAAGTCGTTCCGCACCGATCCCTGGACACTGCGGGTGGAGGGGCTTGTCTCGAAACCACTGCAATTGAGCTTGCCGGAGATCCTGAAGCTGGCGCCTCTCGAGGAGCGCGTCTATCGCTTCCGCTGTGTGGAGGGCTGGTCTGCGGTAATCCCCTGGGCGGGCTACTCGTTGTCGAAATTGATCGAGAAGGCTGCTCCGAGATCAGGCGCACGTTTTGTTGCCTTTGAGACTTATTTCGACGAGGGCCAGATGCCGCTGGCAAAGCAAGGCCGCCTCGCCTTTCCCTATGTCGAGGGACTTCGTCTCGATGAGGCGATGCACCCGCTGACCTTGCTGGCGACGGGGATGTATGGAGAAGCGCTGCCGCCACAGAATGGCGCGCCGGTGCGGCTGATTGTCCCTTGGAAGTATGGCTTCAAGAGTGCGAAATCGCTGGTGCGGATTCGTCTCACCAACGAGCAACCGGCAACCTCATGGAACCTCAAGAAGGCGAATGAATACGGCTTCTACTCGAATGTGAATCCGAATGTTCCTCATCCCCGCTGGAGCCAGGCGACGGAGCGCCGGCTGGGTGAACTCTCCAAGCGTCCAACCCTACTCTTCAATGGCTACGAGAAGGAAGTGGCGCATCTGTATCGTGATCTCGATCTGATGAAGAACTTCTAG
- a CDS encoding RrF2 family transcriptional regulator — MRTLSKRCRYALRALYRLSLQSQGEALSIAAMAEEAQISRKFLEAILVQLRNQNLVTAQHGKNGGYLLARAPHQIFLGQIIRAVDGPIVPLPCLAGPEAKPCPECHSEADCQTRSIVAEAIEASNRVVDAIHLAEIARRRNEAKRNVLDFEI; from the coding sequence ATGAGAACGCTGTCCAAACGGTGCCGCTACGCTCTGCGTGCGCTCTATCGCTTGAGCTTGCAGTCGCAAGGCGAAGCGCTCTCGATCGCCGCGATGGCCGAGGAAGCGCAGATCTCCCGCAAGTTCCTCGAAGCGATTCTGGTCCAGTTGCGCAATCAGAATCTGGTGACGGCGCAACATGGCAAAAATGGCGGCTATCTGCTGGCGCGCGCCCCGCATCAGATCTTTCTCGGACAGATCATTCGCGCGGTCGACGGCCCGATTGTGCCGCTGCCTTGTCTGGCGGGACCGGAAGCCAAACCCTGCCCCGAGTGCCATTCCGAGGCAGATTGCCAGACCCGCTCGATCGTCGCAGAAGCAATTGAGGCGTCCAACCGTGTGGTGGACGCCATCCATTTAGCCGAAATTGCCCGCCGCCGGAACGAAGCCAAACGCAACGTCCTCGACTTTGAGATCTAG
- a CDS encoding four-helix bundle copper-binding protein, translating into MTSTMMTAEMQDCMQSCMDCYRSCTEMMMECMQMGNCDGKMMRMMMDCSQMCQMSADFMMRGSDMSMAMCKMCGDMCMACAEMCEKMAHGNMKMMECAKTCRMCADKCMKMSMGTKKMAKSA; encoded by the coding sequence ATGACAAGCACAATGATGACCGCCGAAATGCAAGATTGCATGCAGAGCTGCATGGACTGCTACCGCTCCTGTACAGAGATGATGATGGAATGCATGCAGATGGGGAATTGTGATGGCAAGATGATGCGCATGATGATGGATTGTTCGCAGATGTGCCAGATGTCTGCCGACTTCATGATGCGCGGTTCCGACATGTCGATGGCGATGTGCAAGATGTGTGGCGACATGTGCATGGCTTGCGCCGAGATGTGCGAAAAGATGGCTCACGGAAACATGAAGATGATGGAATGCGCGAAGACCTGCCGCATGTGTGCGGACAAGTGCATGAAGATGAGCATGGGAACGAAGAAGATGGCGAAGAGCGCCTAA